GGCGGGCTCCTCGACCAGGCTGATGTCGCCGACCTTGAGGTCGGGGTTCTCGGCGACCTGTTCCAGGACCTGCCGGAAGGCGGCGAGGAGAGCGCTGGCCGTGCCGTGGCGGTAGAGGGAGGTGTTGTATTCGAGGGAGAGTTCCAGGCCGTCGTTCTCGCCGACGAGGAAGCTCATGTCGAACTTGGCCGCGCCGTCGTGCAGTTGCTCCATGGCGAAGTCGACGTCGGCGGCCTGCGCCCGGTGGGTGCCCCAGCGGCCGAGCGAGGTGAACTCGATCTGGAAGAGCGGGTGGCGCAGCGGGTCGCGGACGGGGCGGACGGCCTCGACGACCTGCTCGAAGGGCAGTTCGCTGCTGGTGAAGGAGTCCATGACGGAGGCCGCGGTGCGGGTGACGAGCTCGCGGAAGGTGAGTCCGTCGGTGACCTCGGTGCGCAGGGTGATCATCTGGACGAAGCAGCCGATGACCTGTTCCAGGTCCGGGTGCGGTCGGGAGGCGCTGGCGGTGCCGACGACGACGTCCTCGGTGCGGGTCCAGTGGCGAAGCAGTGCGTTGAAGGCGGCCAGCAGCGTGGTGAAGACGGTGGTGTTGCCGGTGTCGGCGAGCTCGGTGAGCCGGTCCAGCAGCTTCTGGTCGAGGGTCAGCTTCAGGCCGCGGCCGTCGCCCTTCGTCTCGGGGCCGCGCGGATGGTCGGGCATGACCTCGGTGGCGACGGCGCCGGCGAGGATCTGGCGCCATTTGGCGGCGAGTGCCCGGCCGTGCTCGTCGTTCTCCAGCTTGGCCCGCTGCCAGGCCGCGAAGTCGGCGTACTCGACGGCGAGTCTGGGGGCCTCGGGGCGCCTGCCCGCGGCGGCCGCGGCGTAGCTGGTGGTCAGTTCCTCGGTGAAGATGCGGGTCGAGCCGGGGTCCCAGGCGATGTGGTGGACGACCCAGAGCAGGACGTGCCGGTCCGCGGCGAGGCGTACGAGGTGGGCGCGGACGGGCGGGGCGGCGGCCAGGTCGAAGGGGGCGGCAGCGCAGCCGGCGGTGAGTTCGGCGAGTTCGCGGTCGGCGTCCTCGCTGCCGGACAGGTCGGTGCTCTGGATGCCGAGGACGAAGGAGGGGACGGGCTCCTGCCAGGGGACCCCGTCGATCTCCACGAGTTTGCTGTGGAGGACCTGGTGGCGGGCGACGACGGCGTTGAGCGCCTCGTGCAGGGCCGCCCGGTCGAGCGGACCGCCGAGGGTTATGGAGAGGGCTATGTTGTTGCGGGCCTTGCCGGCACCGAGCTTGTCGACGAACCACATCTGCTCCTGCTGGAAGGAGGAGCGGGAGCGCGGTCCGTGGTCGGCGCGCTTGAGTTCGATGCGGCGGCCCACGCCGGCCGTCATCTGGTTGCGCATCCGGCCCAGCAGCCGGGAGCGCTGGCCCTGGGGCAGGCGGCCGAGCCGTTCGGCGAGATCAGACATGGTTTCCTCCGTTGCGGTGCAGGTCTGCGAGCAGGGCGGCGAGCCGGTCGGGCAGGTGCTTGGCGAAGTAGTGGCGGCCGCCGGGGATCACGGCGAGCGACACGTCGGCGGCGTAGCGGCCCCAGGCGCGGTAGCCGTCCTCGTAGCCGTCGGTGGCGTCGTCGGCGTCGCCGATGATGCAGGTGAGCGGGGTGGCCAGGGGCCGGTCGTAGCCGGCCGGGGTGCGGGCGAAGAAGCGGGCGGCCTCGGTCATGTCGTGCCGCACCATCCGCAGGACGGCGGTGAGGTCGCGGTCGTCGAGGACGCCGTCGAAGCCGTCCATGGTGGTCAGGTAGGCGACGAGGTCGTCGTCGCCGGAGACGCGTTCCATCTCCAGGGCGTACTCGGGGTCCTCCTCGGGGAGGGCCGCGGCGAGGTCCAGGGCGATCGGGCGCTGTCCGAGCCGTTCGAGGACGTGGGTGGTCTCCAGCGCGGTGACGACGCCGGCACAGTGACCGTAGACCGCGTACGGGCCCTGTACGGTGCGGGCGATCTCCTCGGCGGCGAGTTCGGCGAACTCGGGGACGGGCAGCATCGGGCCGGGGCGCAGCGGATCGTGGCCGGGCGGTGAGACGGCCAGCAGCTCGATGTGCGGCGGGAGCTGCGCCGCGAGGGGCTGGTAGGCGATGGCGTCGCCGCCGCCGTGCGGGAAGCAGACCAGGGTCAGGGCGGTGGTGCCGGGTTCCCGCTCGGGGGTGAGCCGGTGCAGCAGGGTGTGCGCCTGTGTGCCGGCTGCGCCGAGTTCGGCGGTGCGGGCGGCGAGGCCGGCCGGGGTCGGGTTGCTGAAGAGGTCGACGACGCGCAGGGCGGCGGCCCCGCCGTCGGGCAGGGCGGCGGCGACGGCCCGTACGGCGCGCACGGCGGCGAAGGAGTCGCCGCCCAGGGCGAAGAAGTCGTCGCCGGGGGCCACCTCGGCCACGCCGAGCACTTCGGCCCAGACGGCGGCGATGCGCAGGGCGACGGGGTCGCCGTCCGCCGGTGCGGGGGCGGGCCGGCCGGCGGTGGGGGCGGCGGAGCGCGGGTCGGGCAGGGCGCCGCGGTCGACCTTGCCGTTGGGGCTGAGCGGCAGCCGCTCCAGCAGCACCAGTTCGGCGGGGACGCAGTGCGGGGGCAGGACCGTTCCGAGTGCGGTGCGCAGGGCGGCGGTGTCGAGGTCGGCGCCGTCCTCGGGGACGACGTAGCCGACGAGGCGGTCGGAGCCGGCCGCGGTGCGGCGGGCGGCGACGACGGCTTCACGCACGCCGGGGCGGCCCTTCAGCGCGCTCTCCACCTCGCCCGGTTCGATGCGGAGCCCGTTGAGCTTGATCCGGAAGTCGGTGCGGCCGAGGAGTTCGATGGTGCCGTCCGCGCCGTAGCGGGCCAGGTCGCCGGTGCGGTAGAGGCGTTCGGTGCGGCCCGGTTCCAGTTCGACGTGGACGAACTTCTCCTCGGTGAGTTCGGGCCGGTTGAGGTAGCCGCGGGCCAGTCCGACGCCGCCGAGGTGGAGTTCGCCGGGGACGCCGACGGGGACGAGGCGGTCGTGCGGGTCGAGGACGTAGGTGTGCTGGTTGGCCATGGGGCGGCCGTACGGGAGCTTCGTCCACTGGGGGTCGACGCGGCCGACCCGGTATTCCACCGAGTGGATGGACGCCTCGGTCGCCCCGCCGAGTGCCGCGAAGGACAGGTCCGGTGCGAAGGCGCGGATCCGGTCGGGCTGGGTGACGGGGATCCAGTCGCCGCCGAGGAAGGCGGTGCGCAGCTTCGGCAGTCGGGGGCCGCCGGCGTGTTCGAGCTGGTCGACGAGGAGGCCGAGGAGCGCGGGGGCGGAGTTCCAGACGGTGACGCCGTGCCGCTCGACGAGGTCGGCCCAGTGGGCGGGGTCCTTGGCGGCGGCGGGGTCGGGCAGGACGAGGGTGCCGCCCGCGGCCAGGATGCCGAGGGTTTCGTAGACGCTCATGTCGAAGCTGGGCGAGGACAGGGCGAGGACGGAGTCGTCCGGGCCTATGCCGTAGGAGCGGTTGAGGTCGAGGAGGTTGTTGACGACGCCGCGGTGTTCGAGGGCGATGCCCTTGGGGGTGCCGGTGGAGCCGGAGGTGAAGATGACGTAGGCGAGGTCCCGGGCGGTGACGGCGGTGTCGGGCCGGGTCGCGGGCAGCTCGGCGAGCGCCGCCCGGTGGGTGTCCAGCAGCACCTGTGCGGTGCCCGCGGGGACGGGCAGCCGGCCGATGAGCTCGGCGTCCGAGACGACGATGGGCGGCGCGGCGTCCTTGAGCAGCAGGGCGAGGCGTTCGGCCGGGTAGTCCGGGTCGAGGGGTACGTAGGCGCCGCCCGCCTTGAGGACGGCGAGGATCGCGGTGACCAGGCCCGGGCCGCGGCGCAGGCACAGGGCGACGGTCCGGCCGGGGCCCGCGCCGGACTCGGTGAGCCGGTGAGCCAGCCGGTTGGCGCGCTCCTCCAGCTCCCGGTAGGTGACGCTCCAGCCGCCGAGTCCGCCGAGGACGACGGCCGGGGCGTCGGGCCGGCGGTCGGCGTGCTGCTCGAAGAGGTGGTGCAGGCAGGCGTCCTGGGGGAAGGGTGCGCGGGTGTTGTTCCAGTCGTCCAGGGCGGCGCGCCGCTCGGCGTCGGTGAGCAGCGGAAGCGCGGACAGCGGGGCGTCGGGGCGGTCGACGGCGCCTTCGAGGGTGGTGAGGAAGTGGCCGAGCAGCCGGTCCACGGTGGAGGCGTCGAACAGGGCGGTGGGGTATTCCACGAGGGCGCGGACCGCGGTGCCGGTGTCGTGGACGCTGATCATGAGGTCGTACTTGGTGGCGTGCGAGGAGAAGTCGATGGGCTCGGTGGCCAGGCCCGCGAGGCCGGGGGCGGTGTCCGGGGTCTCGTCGAGGAGGAACATCACGGACGTGAGCGGGGGCCGGCTCGGGTCGCGGGGCAGCCCGAGGGTGTCGACGATGAGGTCGAAGGGCAGTTCCTGGTGCGCGTACGCCTGGAGGGTGGTGTGGCGGGTGGCGCGGACCAGTTCGGCGAAGCCGGGGTCACCGCCGGTTCTGATGCGCAGCGGCAGGGTGTTGACGAAGAAGCCGATGAGGTCGCCGAAGGCGGGGTGGTCGCGGCCGGAGACGGACGTGCCGACGACGATGTCCTCCTGGCCGGTCCAGCGGCGCAGGGTGGCGGCGAAGCCGGCCAGCATCGTCATGTAGAGGGTGGCGCCCTCGGACTTTCCGAACTCCCGCAGCCGGGCGATGAGGTGGGGCGGGAGGTCGATGTAGCGGGAGGCTCCCTCGTGTCCGAAGACGGGAGGCCGGGGCCGGTCGGTGGGCAGGTCCACGGGTGCGGCGCCGCCCAGTTCCTCCCGCCAGAAGGAGGTCAGGCCCTCCAGCCGGTCGCCGCTGACGCGGCGGCGCTGCCAGGTGGCGAAGTCGGCGTACTGGAGGGCGAGGGGGGCGTTCGCCTCGGCGGGAGCTCCGGTGCGGGCGGCGTAGGCGCGTTCCAGTTCGGTGTAGAGGATCCGCATCGACCAGCCGTCGGTGACGATGTGGTGGAGGTTGAGCACGAGGACGTGGTCCTCGGCGCCGAGGCGGCCGAGTCCGGCCCGCAGGGGGACGGCGCCGGCCAGGTCGAAGGGGGCGCCCGCGTCGGCGTCGTAGAAGGGCCGGACGGCTTCCTCACCGGGCAGTTCGGTCAGCGGCAGGGGCAGCCGGAAGCCGTCGACCACGCGGGGCAGGGCCTCGCAGGCGCCCTCCTGGTAGGTGTAGACGGTGCGCAGGACCTCGTGGCGGTCCACGATGTCCTGGAGGGCCGCGTGCAGGGCGGGGACGTCGAGCGGGCCGCGGATGCGGGTGGCGACGGGCACGTTGTAGGCGGGGCTGCCGGGCTGGAGCTGGTCGATGAACCAGAGCCGGCGCTGTGCGAAGGAGAGCACCGGCGGGTCCGCGGGCTCGCGGGGTGCCGGCTCGGGGTCCTCCCGTACGGCGGCGCGCCCGCCGGTGCGGCCCGTCAGGGCCTGGAACAGTGCCCTGCGGGACTTCGGCAGTGCGGCTATGCGTTCGGCGAGGGACTCGCTCACCTTGAGCCTCCGTGCGTCTTCGGGAGAGGGAGTACGGCAGGGCGCGCCGCGGGAGCGCGGCGCGGGCGTGCGGGACGCGCGGGGTGCGCGGTCTGCGGGGTGCGGGAGTGCGGGTGTTCGGGAGCGGGTGCCGTCGGCGGGCACCCGCTCCCGTGGGGCCCGACCGTCAGGCGGTGACCTTGGTGTCGTCCGCGGCCGGAGATCCCTCCTCGGCGGCGTCCTCGCCGCCCGGCATCTCCTTGATCTTGGCGACCGGCCCGCCGAGCAGGGTCAGTCCGCCGATGATGGTGACGGCACCGGCCACCGCGAGGCCGCCGGTCAGTCCGATCGCCTCGCCGAGCGCGCCGCCGGCGAAGTAGCCGAGGGACAGGGCGCCGTACACCGCGGAGAGCGCGGTGCCGCTGACCCGGCCCATCTGCTCGTTCGGGGTGACACCCTGCACGAGGCTGAGGACGTGGATGTCGAACATCGGGGAGACGAAGCCGATGACGGCCTGGACCACGATCAGTCCGACGAAGCCGCCGATCGCGCCGCCCGTCGGGACGAGGATGTAGCCGGCGCCGAGCACGACCGCGGTGATGACCAGGAGGCGGCCCACCGAGAGGCTCTTGGAGACGACCTCGGAGAGCACCGCGCCGACGATGACGAAGACCGACATGACGGCGAAGGCGATGCCGACCTGGCCGGGGCTGAGGTCCAGCACCTTGTAGGCGTAGACGATCAGGATGGCGTCGCCCATCGCCGCGCCGAGGTTGACCACGACGTTGGCGGTGAACAGGCCGCGCAGGACCGGGTTGCCGAAGAGGGTCTTCATGCCCTCCTTCATCTCCGCCTTCGCGGAGGCCTTCCGCTCCTCGGTGCGCTCTCGGACGTCCCGGTGGCGGATGACCAGCAGGGCGACGAGGGAGATGAGGAAGGTGAAGGCGTCGGCGGTGATGGCGCGTGCGGCGCCGAGCAGCTGGATGAGCGCGCCGCCGGCGCCCGCGCCGACCGCCTCGGCGACGCTGCGGCTGATCTGGAGTTTGGTGTTGCCCTCGATGAGGTTCTCGGTGCCGATGAGCTGGGGCAGCCAGGACTGGTACGAGACCTCGAAGAAGGTCGTGAGGCAGCCGGTGACGCCGGCCACGATGAAGATGTGGATCATGCTGACGGAGTCGAGCGCGAATGCCAGCGGAATCGTGGCCAGGGCCAGGAAGCGGCCCAGGTCGGCGACGATCATGACGGTGCGCCTCGAAACCCGGTCGGCCACCAGCCCGGCGAACGGGGCGAGCAGCAGGAAGGGGAGGAAGCGCAGCGCGCCGAGCACGCCGACCTCCAAGGCTCCGCCGTCCAGCACCACGACCGCGAGGGTCGGCAGTGCCAGAAGGGAGATCTTGTCGCCGAAGTTGCTGACGGTCTGCCCGAACCACAGGCGATTGAAATCGGAATGCCGACCGAGTGCCATGTCGACGCCCTTTTCTGATTGGGTACGGAATTGTCGGACGGCACTGACGCTATGGGCCCCGAGTTGGGCCCCGGTTATGAATTCCGGGACTATAGAAAGCTTGTAGACATGGGATGAGCTCAGCTGGAGAAGCGTGCGATGTCGGCGCTCTCTCGGGCGATTCCGGCGGCCACGGCGGGGCTCGGCGGCTCGGTTCCGGGGAAGGGTTCGACCTTGACGGGTGTCCCCCGGCGGCCGCCCGACCAGGTGCCCACGGCCAGGCCGTCGACGACCACGGTGGCGCGGATCTGTCCGCCGCCGGGCCACACGCGGCGCTCGTGCTCGGCGGGCACCGACAGGTCCCGGCTGCGGTAGCCGACGAGGTAGTTGTCATAGGCCGGCAGCAGCCGTACGTCGGGTTCGCCGGGAGCGGGCGGGGCTTCGGGAGCGGTGTCCCGTAGGGCCGCCCAGGCGTTCCGGCCCGTCGTGGTCTTCAGCCCCGACCAGTGCACGAAGTCCAGCGCGTCGCAGGGGCCGTGGGCGGCGCGGTAGCGGCGCGCGAGCTCCCGCACGGCGGCCTCCCCCGTGTACGGCAGGGGGCTGGTGGCGGGCAGCCAGTCGTCGAGGAGGACGAAGGTGGCCTCGCCGTCGCGCTGCGGCCCGTGGCAGATGCGGCCGGCCAGGGCGGCCCGGCGGATGAGGTGGAAGGCCGACTGCCCCTTCGGCTCGACCCCGAGGGTGGTGAGCCGGTCGGTGAGCTGGGCGCGGGTGAGCGGGCCCTCCGTGCCGATCGCGTCGGCGATGAGCCGCTCCGAGCGCGCGCACAGGGAGTCGTCGAGGCCCAGTTCGCGCAGGCGGCGGCCGGCGAGCGCCAGGTAGACGGGGCCGAAGAGGGCGAGCAGCCAGCGGGCGTCGGCGGCGGGCACCAGCTGGAGGGTGCCGCGCATGAACCAGCCGCGTACGGCGGTGCGTTCGGTGTCGGTGGCCCGGCGCACGGCCTCCTGTGTCAGTCCGCGGGCCCGTGCCCGCAGTCCGAGCTCCGCCGCGGGCAGGTCCTGGGCCTGGACGGCCAGTACCCGGCCCAGGACCTCGGCGACGGAGTCCTCCCGGACCCCGCCCCCGATCGCCTGTGCGCGCGCCCTGAGCAGCCGTTCGGTCGTACGTCGTTCCACGTGTCCAGTCTTTCAGCCGAGCAGCCGCAGCCGCATCTCCTCGCGGGCCGCCACACATCCGACGGCTTCCGCGCCGCCCCAGTCCAGCAGCCGCCAGCCGTGCCAGCGCGGCGGCTCCTGCCCGTACACGGGAAGGTCGAGGCGGGCCGGCTCGTCGAGCGTGCCCGCCCCGACCTTGACCAGGGACTCCTTTCGTACCCACTGGCGCAGGAAGGCGCGCCGCGGGTGGGTGTCCGACCGCAGGGCGGCCAGCTCCCTCTCCGTGCAGACGGCCGAGGCCGTCCGCCAGTCCAGGGGGCCGTCGCCGACGGCCTCCACGTCCACGCCGACCGGTCCGCCGGCCGCGGCGGCCGCGACCCAGCCCCGGGTGTGCGCCAGGCTGACACCGGTGTCGGGCGCCTCGACGAGCCGGGGTCTGCCGTGCGGACGGTCGCACGCACCGCAGCTCTGAACGACGGTGAGGCTCTGCGCCGGGCGGCCCAGGAGCCGCCCGGCGCAGAGCCGGACCAGTGCGTGCGCGGCCAGGAAGTCGTCTCGGTCGCCGGCCGACCGGAGGGTGCCGGCGCGGTCCAGTTCGGTACGGGTCAGCAGCGCCCGTACGTCCCCGGCCGCGGCCAGCACCGCTCCGGTCGGCCCGGCCAGTGCGAGACCGGCCATCAGCGCCTGCGGCGCAGGACCGCGTAGTAGCCGGGCAGGCGCAGGGCGTCGGAGTCCGACCGGGGGTCGATGGCGTGCAGTTCTATCGCCTCGTCCTCGACGATCTCCCAGCCCTCGGCGCCGAACGCCTCGGCCAGCTCGGGCCTGGTGAAGCGGTGCGAGTGCCGGACGCCGGCCGCCTCCAGCGGGCCGACCAGGTCCTCGGCGCGGCCGCGCTTGCCGCCGACGAAGCCCAGGTAGCCGAAGGAGTTGCTGGAGTAGTCGGGCTCGTGCACGATCAGCGTGCCCGCCTCGCCCAGCAGCCGGTCGGCGACGGCGGCGAGCCGGGCCCGGGCCTCGGTGTCCAGGACGTGGAAGACGCCGCGGACGAAGATGTTGTAGGGCCCCTCGCCGAGGACCGCGGCCTGTTCGGCGTCGGTCATGTCGATCGCCAGGTAGTCGACGTTCGCCACCCCCTCGGCCTCGCGCTTGGCGTGGTCGATGGCGCTGGCGGAGACGTCGACGCCGATGACCGACGGGTAGTGCGGGGCGAGTTCGCGGCTGTAGCGGCCGTTGCCGCAGCCGAGGTCGATGAGCGGCAGGTCGGCGCGGAAGTGGCGCTGCGCCTGGTCGAGGAGCCACTGGAACTCCTCGCCGCTGTCGGCGTCCCAGATGACGTCGCCGCCGCGGCCGGTGCGGCTGATGCCGGCCCAGTAGCGCTCCCAGGCGTCGCCGGTGTCGCGCTCCTCGGCCCTGGCCGCGTCGGCGCCCTCCTCGCCGGGCGGCGGGGAGTACCGCTCCCAGGCCTCGTCCTCGCCGAGGGCCTCCAGCAGGGCCGTGAACTCCTCGAACATCGCGTCGATGAGACCGTCGGGGTAGACGGCGGGCAGGAAGTCCCAGTTGAAGGTGAGCCCTTCGGGCTTCTCGAAGACCTGGAAGTCCAGGGAGACCTGCGGGGTCTGGGAGATCCCGTAGACGGGCGCGCCCAGTTCGGTCTCCTCGTACTGCGGCGGGTGGCCGGCGAGGCTGGTCATGACGACGGGCATGGCCGGGGCGAGGGAGCCGCGCAGCTTGGTGAGCTCGCGCAGGACCTGGACCCCGCTGAAGTAGCGGTGTTCCAGGTCGGCCCAGAGGCGGCGCTGCACGGCCTGGGCCCGCCCGGCGAAGGTGGAGTCCTGCTGTTCGACGGCGAGCAGCAGGGTGGTGGTGGTGTCCGCGAGCAGCGCGTTGACCTGCGGGTGCAGCGGGAGCCGGTTGAAGAGGGGGAAGTTGATGGTGAAGCGGGCCTGCCCGGAGGCCCTGCCGAGGATTTCGGCGTAGGCGGCGGCCAGCACACCGGAGGGGGTCACCTCGCGGGCGTGTGCCCGCTCCTGGATCCGGGTCCACTGCTCCGGGGAGACGACGTGGCTGCGCCGTTCGAAGCGGACGGGCAGCTCGGGGGCGTCGGCCGGGCGCTCGGGCAGGGCCGGGGCGGGCGGGAGGGTGGCGAGGCGGTCGCGCCAGTACCACTCGGAGCGCCGGTAGATCTCGCTGTCGCGCAGCGAGTTCCCGACGGCCAGCACGTAGTCGCGGAAGGTCAGCTCCAGCGGGGCGAGTTCGGCGTCCGGTTCCACGTAGTAGGTGACCAGGTCGGGGACGAGGACCTGGAAGTAGCTCCAGGCGTCGGCGACCAGGAAGTCCAGGCAGAGGTGGATCCGGGCGCGGCCGCCGCCGAGGAGGCTGATCCGTACGTCGAACAGCGGCCAGGCGTCGGCGTCGAGGACCTGGTGGGACAGCTTCTCGCGCAGTGCGGCCAGTTCGGCCGTGCGGGTCTCCTCGTCGAGCCCGCCGAAGTCGGTGACGGGGATCTCGTACGCCGGGACCTCCTCGAAGACCTGCTGGGTGCCGTCGGGCAGCACCCGGGTGCGCAGGGCGTCGTGGCGTTCGACGAGCCGGCGCCAGGCGCTTTCGAAGCGGGGGACGTCGAGCTGCTCGCTCTCCCATTCGAAGTAGCCGTGGCAGCCGACGTTGCCGAGGTCCACGAGGCCGCCGCGGCCGATCCACAGCGCCTGCTGGCTCTCGGTCAGCGGGAACGGCTCGAAGCGTGCGGCCGGGTCGGGGACGATCGCCGGGAGGCCGCCGAAGGAGCCGCGGCCGCCGGCGCGTTCGGTGGTGACCAGGGTGGCGAGTTCGGCGACGGTGGGGCAGGCGGAGAGGTCGGACAGGCTCAGCTCGACGCCGTAGCGGCGGCGGATCTCGTCGATGAGCTGGAAGGCCAGCAGCGAGTGCCCGCCCAGTTCGAAGAAGTTGTCGTGGATGCCGACGCCCTCGGTGCGGAACGCCTCGGCCCACAGCCGGCTCAGGCCGTCCTCGACCTCGTTGCGCGGTGCCTCGTAGCCGGCGCCGACGCCGTCGCGGCCCTCCGGGGGCTCCGGCAGGCTGCGCCGGTCGACCTTGCCGTTGGGCAGCCGCGGGAGGGTGGGCAGCACGACGACGGAGGCGGGGACCATGTAGTAGGGCAGGGTACGGGCGACCTCGGCGCGCACCGTGGCCGAGTCGGGTTCGGCCCCGTCGGCCGGGGAGACGTACGCGATCAGCCGCTTGTCGCCCGGGCCGCGCTCCTGGGTGACGACGACCGCCTCGGCGATCCCGTCGAGGCGTGCGATGTGCGTCTCGACCTCGCCGAGCTCGACGCGGAAGCCGCGGATCTTGACCTGGGAGTCGGACCGGCCGAGGAGTTCGACGGCGCCGTCCTCGCGGCGGCGGGCGAGGTCGCCGGTGTCGTAGAGCACCGGGTGCGGGTCGTTGGGCAGGAAGTTGGGGAGGAACCTGGCGGCGGTGAGCTCCGGGCGGCCGTGGTAGCCGGCCGCGACCCCGGCCCCGGAGACGTGCAGCCGGCCGACCTCCCCGTCGGCCACCGGGCGGCCGTCCTCGTCCAGGAGGTGGACGCGGAGGTTGGCGATGGGGACGCCGACCGGGACCTGGCGGGTGGCGCGGACCTCGTCGGGGGTCGCCTGGCTGGTGAAGTCGGTGCCGGCGCCGAGGTCGAGGCAGGACAGCACGTTGGTGGTCTCGGTGGTGCCGTAGGTCATCACCACGCGGAAGGGGGTGTCGACGGGCGGCCAGCTGTGTACGCGCTCGGCCGTGGTCACCAGGATCCGCAGCGCCGTGTCCGCCGGCCACTCCAGCCCCCAGACGGGCTCGGCCAGCGCGGCGACGAGCATCGTGTGGGTGATGCCCTCGCCGGCCAGCCAGTCGCGGATCTGCTCGGGGGTCTGCGCCTGGCCGGCCTCGGGGATGTGGATCGCGGCGCCGGCCGGCAGGTAGGCCAGCCACTCCATGATCTGGACGGCGAAGCCGGGGGTGGACATCCAGGAGGCGCGGTCGCCGGGGCGGACGCCGTAGGCGCGGGTGGTCCAGTGGACCAGGTTGGTGAGCGCGCCGTGCCGTTCCAGGACGGCCTTGGGGGTGCCGGTGGAGCCGGAGGTGTAGATGAGGTGGCTGACGGTGTCGGGGCCGGTCACGGACGCGGGCGCGGTGTCCGGCATGCCCGCTCCGGCGGTGGACACCTCGGCGCGCGGGACGTCCTCGGGTATCCGGCGGGCGAGTTCGGCCGGGGTGAGCACGAGCAGCGGGCCCGCGTCGGCGATCATCGCGGCGAGCCGGTCGTCGGGGTTGACCGGGTCGAGGGCGACGATGGCCGCGCCCGTCTTGAGGACGGCGAGGGAGCCGAGGACGTACTCGGCGCTGCGCGGGTAGCACAGCCCGACCCGGGCCCCTGGCGCGGCGCCGCGGGCGATCAGCGCGTGCGCCAGGCGGTTGGTGGCGGCCTCCAGTTCGGCGTACGTCCAGGAGCGGTCGCCCTGCGCGAGGGCGGTGGCGGTGGGGGTGCGGGCGGCCTGGGCGGCGAGGAGTTCTGGGTATCCGGTCGCGGGGAACGCGGCGTCCGAGCGGTTGAAGTCGACGAGTGCGGTGGTCACAGTACGGGCCCTTTCTTACTTCGCGAAGGCTCGGCTGCGCAGCAGCCGCACGGGGAGGCTGTTGATGCCCCAGGTGAAGTTGGACGAGTTGAAGGTGGCGGGGCCGGTCAGCTCGAACCCGTCCAGTACGGCGAGCATCTCGGTGAGCAGGGCGCCGAGTTCGAAGCGGGCGAGGCGGGCGCCGAGGCAGAGGTGGCGGCCGTGCCCGAAGGCGACGTGCCGGTTGGGGCGGCGGTCGACCCGGAAGGAGTGGGGGTCGGCGAAGACGTCCTCGTCCCGGTTGGCCGAGACGTTCCACAGGGTGACGCGGGCGCCGGCGGCGACGGGAACCCCGTTGATCTCGGTGTCGTGTGCGGCGGTGCGCAGGGCGTGCACCCCGGGGGTGGTCCAGCGCAGGATCTCCTCGACCGCGGGGGCGATGCCGTCCGGGCCGAGGCCGCGCAACAGCCGCCACTGGTCGGGGTGCTCGGCGAACATGTGGACCGCGCCGGCCGCCGAGTAGCGGGTGGTCTCGTTGGCGCCGGACAGGACGCCGTTGAGGTTGAAGACGATCTCGTGGTCGCTCAGCGGCCGTTCGCTGCCGTCGCCCTCGTCCACGAGGGTGTCGTGGGCGATCTGGCTGACCAGGTCGTCGCCGGGGCGGGCCCGGCGCTCGGCGAGCAGTTCGATGAAGTACAGGAAGATCTCGGAGTGGGCGCTGCTGCGCACCGCCTCGTCCGGTGAGTCGAAGGCGTCGGTGGTCAGGGCGCCGATCCAGGCCCAGTCG
This DNA window, taken from Streptomyces sp. TN58, encodes the following:
- a CDS encoding non-ribosomal peptide synthetase, which encodes MTTALVDFNRSDAAFPATGYPELLAAQAARTPTATALAQGDRSWTYAELEAATNRLAHALIARGAAPGARVGLCYPRSAEYVLGSLAVLKTGAAIVALDPVNPDDRLAAMIADAGPLLVLTPAELARRIPEDVPRAEVSTAGAGMPDTAPASVTGPDTVSHLIYTSGSTGTPKAVLERHGALTNLVHWTTRAYGVRPGDRASWMSTPGFAVQIMEWLAYLPAGAAIHIPEAGQAQTPEQIRDWLAGEGITHTMLVAALAEPVWGLEWPADTALRILVTTAERVHSWPPVDTPFRVVMTYGTTETTNVLSCLDLGAGTDFTSQATPDEVRATRQVPVGVPIANLRVHLLDEDGRPVADGEVGRLHVSGAGVAAGYHGRPELTAARFLPNFLPNDPHPVLYDTGDLARRREDGAVELLGRSDSQVKIRGFRVELGEVETHIARLDGIAEAVVVTQERGPGDKRLIAYVSPADGAEPDSATVRAEVARTLPYYMVPASVVVLPTLPRLPNGKVDRRSLPEPPEGRDGVGAGYEAPRNEVEDGLSRLWAEAFRTEGVGIHDNFFELGGHSLLAFQLIDEIRRRYGVELSLSDLSACPTVAELATLVTTERAGGRGSFGGLPAIVPDPAARFEPFPLTESQQALWIGRGGLVDLGNVGCHGYFEWESEQLDVPRFESAWRRLVERHDALRTRVLPDGTQQVFEEVPAYEIPVTDFGGLDEETRTAELAALREKLSHQVLDADAWPLFDVRISLLGGGRARIHLCLDFLVADAWSYFQVLVPDLVTYYVEPDAELAPLELTFRDYVLAVGNSLRDSEIYRRSEWYWRDRLATLPPAPALPERPADAPELPVRFERRSHVVSPEQWTRIQERAHAREVTPSGVLAAAYAEILGRASGQARFTINFPLFNRLPLHPQVNALLADTTTTLLLAVEQQDSTFAGRAQAVQRRLWADLEHRYFSGVQVLRELTKLRGSLAPAMPVVMTSLAGHPPQYEETELGAPVYGISQTPQVSLDFQVFEKPEGLTFNWDFLPAVYPDGLIDAMFEEFTALLEALGEDEAWERYSPPPGEEGADAARAEERDTGDAWERYWAGISRTGRGGDVIWDADSGEEFQWLLDQAQRHFRADLPLIDLGCGNGRYSRELAPHYPSVIGVDVSASAIDHAKREAEGVANVDYLAIDMTDAEQAAVLGEGPYNIFVRGVFHVLDTEARARLAAVADRLLGEAGTLIVHEPDYSSNSFGYLGFVGGKRGRAEDLVGPLEAAGVRHSHRFTRPELAEAFGAEGWEIVEDEAIELHAIDPRSDSDALRLPGYYAVLRRRR
- a CDS encoding cytochrome P450 → MEIDLLDPGPFGRNDFWPTFTWLRANSPVHWHPEPGSEDGGFWALSRHRDIMKVYADSDTFLSGRGMRLGSDPAAVAAVAQRMLIVSDVPHHTRLKRALGQAFGPQQMPRLEALVEEVVADLVTEAAERDELDFIDLAKQLPNRVVCAILGIPRADWAWIGALTTDAFDSPDEAVRSSAHSEIFLYFIELLAERRARPGDDLVSQIAHDTLVDEGDGSERPLSDHEIVFNLNGVLSGANETTRYSAAGAVHMFAEHPDQWRLLRGLGPDGIAPAVEEILRWTTPGVHALRTAAHDTEINGVPVAAGARVTLWNVSANRDEDVFADPHSFRVDRRPNRHVAFGHGRHLCLGARLARFELGALLTEMLAVLDGFELTGPATFNSSNFTWGINSLPVRLLRSRAFAK